In Halobaculum sp. XH14, a single genomic region encodes these proteins:
- a CDS encoding universal stress protein — protein sequence MTATAHAHPTPDATAAQSFDRILVPVADAADAESLADTALSLAAAHGATVHALSVVDIDAGGGHWDVVVERHEAAATGGVDAVAERAAALGVETVKHVRYGDPDGTIADYAADHGADLIVMGARDRSGLSRFLSAGSVTPRVQRRSSVPVLTVPESGAE from the coding sequence ATGACCGCGACCGCACACGCCCACCCGACGCCCGACGCGACCGCCGCACAGTCGTTCGACCGCATCCTCGTCCCCGTCGCCGACGCCGCCGACGCCGAGTCGCTCGCGGACACGGCGCTGTCGCTGGCGGCCGCACACGGCGCGACGGTCCACGCGCTCTCGGTCGTCGACATCGACGCGGGCGGTGGCCACTGGGACGTCGTCGTGGAACGCCACGAGGCCGCGGCCACCGGCGGGGTCGACGCGGTGGCCGAGCGCGCGGCCGCCCTCGGGGTCGAGACGGTCAAGCACGTCCGCTACGGCGACCCCGACGGCACCATCGCCGACTACGCCGCCGACCACGGCGCCGACCTCATCGTGATGGGCGCGCGCGACCGTTCGGGGCTCTCGCGGTTCCTCTCGGCCGGCAGCGTCACGCCGCGGGTGCAGCGTCGCTCCTCGGTGCCCGTGCTCACGGTTCCGGAGTCCGGCGCGGAGTAA
- a CDS encoding DUF7470 family protein, with protein sequence MLEKLGTVGLLGVLLVVGGIGLVAYADPVVAAGIALVIVGTGLVVKGLASGLMRQFGFA encoded by the coding sequence ATGCTCGAGAAACTCGGCACGGTCGGACTCCTCGGCGTACTGCTGGTGGTCGGCGGGATCGGCCTCGTCGCCTACGCGGACCCCGTCGTCGCGGCCGGGATCGCGCTGGTGATCGTCGGAACCGGGCTGGTCGTGAAAGGGCTCGCGAGCGGGTTGATGCGGCAGTTCGGCTTCGCGTGA
- the eif1A gene encoding translation initiation factor eIF-1A: MSDDDSGGRKNLRMPDDDEVFAEVTNMLGANRVKVRCADGTERTARIPGRMQKRIWIREGDIVLVEPWDWQDEKADVAWRYEKAEADQLREEGHIK; encoded by the coding sequence ATGAGCGACGACGACTCCGGCGGTCGCAAGAACCTCCGGATGCCCGATGACGACGAGGTGTTCGCCGAGGTGACGAACATGCTCGGAGCCAATCGCGTGAAAGTCCGCTGTGCCGACGGCACCGAGCGGACCGCACGTATCCCCGGCCGGATGCAGAAACGCATCTGGATCCGGGAGGGCGACATCGTGCTCGTGGAGCCGTGGGACTGGCAGGACGAGAAGGCCGACGTGGCGTGGCGCTACGAGAAGGCGGAAGCCGACCAGCTGCGCGAGGAAGGCCACATCAAGTAG
- a CDS encoding SHOCT domain-containing protein: MYELVHRYVPDSPSVRVGVAVLASAVGLWVLAFGLLEGTPVLAVALLYLAVIAASFGIAGQLTRGLVRQANAAPTAGAPIEGDPDDGAETPIETLRRRYAEGELGQEAFQRRLDDLLETEAVESASAERERAVE, from the coding sequence GGTACGTGCCGGACAGCCCCTCCGTCCGCGTCGGCGTCGCCGTGCTCGCGTCCGCGGTCGGGCTCTGGGTGCTGGCGTTCGGCCTCCTCGAGGGGACCCCGGTCCTGGCGGTGGCACTGCTGTATCTCGCGGTCATCGCCGCGTCGTTCGGGATCGCCGGCCAGTTGACGCGGGGCCTCGTTCGGCAGGCGAACGCGGCACCCACGGCGGGGGCACCAATCGAAGGGGACCCCGACGACGGGGCCGAGACGCCGATCGAAACGCTCCGACGGCGGTACGCGGAGGGCGAACTCGGGCAGGAAGCGTTCCAGCGGCGGCTCGACGATCTGCTCGAAACCGAAGCGGTCGAATCCGCGTCGGCGGAGCGCGAGCGCGCCGTCGAGTGA